DNA from Candidatus Acidulodesulfobacterium acidiphilum:
TCATAAGCGGATAACCTCCTTAATTTGCGTTAGTGGTGTTATCCGCTATTTTATTATTATTTTTAGTTAAGGAATAGACAAATTAAAAGTTATTTATATATAGACATTTTAAAAGTTATTAACATTCCTTTTGAATCTCTTTGAATAAAGTTACGATTTCTGATACACTGGTTTTACATCTTTGTCGGCATAAAAGCATTGCTTTTATAAGCCGCCGACAAAGATATCATTGGCGTTGCCTCCTTTAATTTAAAGTTATTTTGGTCAATAACTATTTTATAGGAGGTGCGCCTATTTTGCCATTGGAAATTTACACAAGATATTTTACACTATCCTTTTTTCTTTACAAATTTTCAATAAAAGCATAAAATATAAAAATGTTGTCAAAATTAAATAAATTTATTTCTTCGGTTAAACTCGCAGTTTTTCTTTTTATAACAATCGCCGTTGTTGCCATAATAGGTACGTTTATAAATCAAGGCGATTCAATAAAACAGTATAAAACAATTTTCTCTCCGACGACTTATCACGTATTATACTGGCTCGGTTTTTTAAATATTTACGATTCGTGGTATTTTATAGCTCTCGCGCTTCTTTTAATGGTCAATCTTATAGCCGCATCGGTAAATTTATTTCCGCGTACGATAAAAGCGGTATTCGGTCCTTACCCTTCTTTTAAAGAAGTATCGGAAAAGAAAAATAATAAAGCGGTATATGAGACAATCGAAACAAAAAAGAAACCTGAAGAAGTAAAAGAAGTTATAGGTAAAAAATTCGGGACATTGCTTGATCAAAAGATAAACGAAAGCAAAAACGGGACGGAACTATACTATTCTAAAAATTCTATTTTCAGATTTTCGCCTTATATTGCCCATATAAGCGTAATAATAATTATTATAGGAGTATTGTTAAACTTTAAATACGGATTCAGGTCATATACCAACATTAAAGTTGGAGAAAAAACAAACGTTACGTACCTTTTAAAAAATAACAAGCCGATTAAGCTTCCTTTCACGATAAGACTTGACAAATACCGCACGACTTATTATCCCGACGGGATTCCTAAGGCTTACATAAGCAAAATTAGCATAATCGAAAAACATATAAGAATTTTGACAAAAAATATTGAGGTAAACCATCCCTTAACTTATAAAGGAATTACTATATATCAGGCAAGCTATGGGCATTATAAACCCGATAAATACGGTATTTTAGTAGTTAATTTACGACATATTAAATCTTTTAAAAAAATAATATATGCATCGATTGGAAAATATTATAATTCTAAAATAAATAACATTAAATTTATGTTGGTCAGGGTTGTTAGAAAAGATAAAATGCCGTATTTTCCTTTTGTTATTAAATTAAATAATAAAAAAATTTTAAATTTTAGGATTATACGGGTTAAGAATCACAATTTCCCCCTTATTATAGCAAGATATAAAAATATAGGTTTTATAATGACTCCGCAATTAAAAACTTATTATTATAGCGGCGTCGAAATATCTAAAAATACATACGTTTCTATAGTTTGGATAGGATGCATAATTCTTGTTATTTCTTTATTTTTTTCATTTTTCTTTAATCATGAAGAGACGTGGGTATCGATATCCGGTATTAATGACGGTAAAAAAACAAAGATTGAAATAATTTCTATACCGAAAAAGAAATTTAATTCTTTTTACAAGAAATTCGCTCAAAAAATTAACGAACTAAAAAAATACTTAAATTAATTAAACATATTAAGAGTAGCCAGAGGTTATAACTATGATTTCTCCAAATATATCCGTCCTTGACGGATCCTTATATTTTACTGTTTCGCTTCTTTTTATTTTCGCTTCTTTTGTTTGTTATTTTATTTTTTTATTTACGGGAAACAAAACTATATCGAAAATTGCCTTTGGCATTTTAATTACTGGCTTTATAGTTCAGACGGCGGCATTCGTTATAAGATGGATATATGCATATAAAATAGGGATTGATACGCCGCCTTTGGTCGATTTATACGACTCTTTGGTATTTTTTGCCTATATCATTGAAGCAGGCTATATATTATTAAGAATTTTTTACGATTTTGACGCCCTTGGCTTTATAATTACGTTTATTGCATCAGCGGCGCTTGCTTTTGCAACTTTTTATCCGCTTGCGACAAGCGCAATAGAACCTACTATTCCTGCATTGCAAAGCTACTGGCTTCTATACCATATTATGACTTTATTCGTTGCTTACGGAGCATTTGCAGCTTCATTCGGATTAGGAATACTTTATTTAATAAAAAACTCTAGAGAAAACGTCGATAAAAAGCGTGAAAATAGATTTTTATCGCTTTTGCCGGAGTCTACAGTAATAGAAGAATCAATTTATAAAGTAATATCGGTAGGACTGGTTTTTTTAACTGCAGGAATAGTAATAGGAGCTGCATGGGCGGACAGCGCCTGGGGCGGTTACTGGAGCTGGGATCCTAAAGAGACATGGTCTCTAATAACGTGGATGACGTACGTTTTATTTATTCATGCAAGATTTACTAAAGGATGGGGCGGCAAAAAAATGGCTTGGATAGCCGTTATTGGGTTTGCGGTCGTTATATTTTGCTATTTAGGAGTGGATTTGATAATCCCGGGATTGCATTCATATGCAACGCCTGGATCGAGTCCTATTTTATAAAAATTATTGATATTTTTATAAAAATCCCTTAGTTTTATAAATAAAACTTTGTTAATAAAACAGTGAAAAATAAAATTAAAACAATAATAGAACCTTTAAGACCTTATATTTACGACGTTAATGTGTCCGGAGAAATTAAAAATCTTACTGCTCCGCCATATGACGTAATTAGCAAAGAACTTCAGGACGAACTGTATCGAAGGTCGGAATACAATATTATAAGACTGGAATACGGAAAAGAATTACTAAACGACGACAATAAGGAAAATAAATATACAAGAGCTGCGCATTTATTTGGAGAATGGATAGACAAGGGCATTTTAAAAAGAGCCGAAAAAAGTACGATTTACGTTTATTCGCAAATTTTCGACGTAGATGGAATAGAATATGAAAGAACCGGCTTTATGTCTCTTTTTAAACTTCCGGAATCTAAAGAAAATAACTCTATATACGGACATGAAGCTACACTATCCAAGCCCAAAGAAGACCGCTTTAGGCTGATGGAAAATGCAAATGCGAATTTCAGTCCTGTTTTTTCGATATTTGAAGACGATAATCAAAAAGTTTTGAATATTTTAAAAACGGTGCTATCGGAAAAAGAAGTTAAAAAAATCTTCGATTTCATTGACGACAGCGGAATTAGAAACATGCTTTACGCAATAGAAGATGAAAAAATCATATACGATATCCAAAATGTAATGAGCGATAAATCGGTTTATATAGCTGACGGACACCACAGATTTGAAACATGTATTAATTACAGAGATTACGTTAAAAAAAACGGATTAGATAAAAAAGGTATTAACGCCGATTATTGCCTTATGTTTTTTGCGCCTTCCGTACAAAAAGGATTAGTTATTTTACCTACGCATAGAGGAATAAAAGGAAAAAATATAAATATTGAAAATTTTATAAAAATTTTAAATAAATTCTTCATATTGAAAGAAACTAATGTAGACGACCTTATAAATGAAAATAAAAAAACCGGCGAAAAAAACGTTTCTTTCGGTTTTGCCCATAAATCAGGAAGAAATTTTATACTCTCGTTTAAAAACGAAACAGCGGACTCAAAAGCAATAAACCCTTTAGACAATCTCGACGTATCCATTCTTCAGGAATATATTTTAAAAAAAGCTTTAGAAATAACGCAGGAAGAAATCGATAACCAAAAATATCTCGTATATGAAAAAGATGCCAAAAAGGCTTTAGAAAAAGTTAAAAAAGGGGAACTAGAAGCCGTATTCTTTATGAATCCTACCAAGATAGAGGACGTAATAAAAATAGCTTCCGTAAACCTTAGAATGCCTCAAAAATCAACATACTTTTATCCTAAACTAATCAGCGGATTGCTTATTAACCCGCTGATTAAGCAAAGTTAAATTAAGACTTTTTAATTTCCGTAGCTGCCGTCCGGAGACATTGAGGGCATAACAGCCTCCTGCAATATGGAATTATTTTCGTAAATATACTGCATTATATAAATTACTTTCCCTACATTTCTTCCGTACTGCAATTTTTCGTAAACGTTAGGTACGTATTTTAGAGTTTTAAACAGTATCGGATAACCGTAAAGATTTTTTTCTATTAAAGTGCTTAAAGGTATTACCGCAGAATTATTAGAAATAGCAAACTCCAGCCAGCATACTCCGCCGGCATTAAAAACCGCTTCGTATTTAACTTTGTTTATCTTATATTCATATGCCGTTATACCGGAATTTTTATAATTATACTGAGACAGGTCCGGCTGTATAATATAAAGTTTTTTCAAAGAAATCTTCCGCATTTTGTATTTTGACTGCATATTTTTTAAAGTGCCGCCTACCGCCGCGTAAACTTTATTGCAGTTAATAAAATTTAACGCAAACAGCATACCCGCCGCAATAAATGCAAAAATTAAATTTTTTTTAATAATAATTTTCATTTTCTAGCTCCTTATTTTAGATTTATAATTTGTTTAATTGTTTTATTTTAAACTTTCCAACCAGCCCGCAATCTGAGCGACTTCTTCTGCCGGCATATTTGGATTAGGCGGCATTGAAGAACTCGGATGCGTAATCTGATTTTCTATCTGCGCATAACTTAATTGCGAACCGATGTGGGAAAGGCTGTAACCGCCCTGTTTTCCTTTACCTAATATAACGTGGCAGTAAAAACATCCAGACATATCGAAATCTTCATAACCTGGACCGCTAAATACCGAAGCTTGAGATTGCGGCTGAGGCTGCGGTATCGGCCGAAATCGAGGCGCTGTTTTTGGTACAGTCTTGCGATAATAACGATAATGATGAACAGCAGTATTTTGATTCGGCGTAGGCAAAATATATGTATTATTAGACGTCTTATTGACATGCTTCTTACCTGTAATTTTATTTTTGTTTTTACTATTTTTATGATTGTTTTTAGAATGTTTTTTTGATTTTAACAGTTTTTTTAAAGCTATTGACTTGCCTGAATTAACGCTTTTATGTTTTTTGCCATAAGAAAGGTACCTAAAATAAAAAAAATAGCCTGCTGCAGCTAAAATTGACGCAAAAAATATAATTGCCGCTGCTAAAATATATAAATTGATTTTATTTTTAGAACCGTAATTGTTATAATTTACGTTAGAATTTGCGTTAAAATTTACATTTGCTGATTCAGCATTTTTATTTGCATCTGTTTTATTATTTAAATATCGATTATTTTTAACTTCAGAAAAATTTGACGACTCTTCGTAATCAGTCCTGATATTTTCAGGGGGAATATTTTTTGACTGTTCAAATACAATTGCCTGCTTATCCTCTCTATGCTTAAATTGGCTATCGGCATCCGGCGTATTTTGAATTTCAGGTATATTTAGTTCTTGTCCGACTAAAACTTCGGATTTTTCTAATCCGTCTAAAAGTTTAAGCAATTCCTCCGTATTTTTTATCCTTTCCGGTATTTTTACCGTCAGTCCTTTATTTAAAATATCTTTTAATCCTACGCTTATTCCCGTAAAATCTATGCCTATTCCTCCTGCTAATTCGGTAGCTTCAGGAGGAGGAAATCCTTTTAAAAGAGCGTAAAGCGTAGCACATATTGCATAAACATCGGTATATTCGCCTCTTTTACCCTTACCTCCGTATTGCTCTAAAGGAGCATAGCCCGGAGTTAAAATTTTTTCGTAAGTCTTAGTTTTATCCGCCGTAAACACCCTCGAAGAACCAAAATCTATAATTTTAATATCTTCGCCGGTTTTTACTATAATATTTTCCGGTTTTATATCCTGATGCAGCATGCCGGCGGCATGTATTATTCCTACTGCTTTAGCTATCTGCTTTATATATTTAACGGCTTCATTTTCTTTTACTTTCCCTAAAAGAGATAACAGAGAAGTTCCTTCTATATATTCCATTACGATATAAACGGTGCCGTTTTCTTCGATTACATCGTAAACGTCCACTATCCAAGGATTTTTTAATTTTGCTATAGATTTTGCTTCATTTTTAAAATTTTCTATATTTTCTTCGTTGTCGCGGGTAGGCGGAATTGTAACTTTGCTTCCTGTTCTGACGGCTATTCCGTCGGGAAAATATTCTTTTATCGCAACTTTTCTTTCTAATTTTTCGTCATAAGCAAGATAAGTTATTCCAAAACCGCCCTGCCCTAAGACCTTTTCTATTTTATATTTTAAAAAAACAATACTCCCGCTATCGAGCGGCGTGCAGGAATAGCTTTCTCCCAAAGCGGCAGATATATCTCCTCCGCAAACCGGACATTTTTCTGCGTTATCGGGTATAACGGAGGAGCAATAAGGACAATCCTTCATATTAAATTAATTTTGTTTTTTTATCTTAATTTTAATACCGTTAATCAATTAAATTAATAATATATAAATGATATAAAAGAAACGGCAAAATTAAGCCGAAACTATGCAATACGCTTAATAACAAGGGCGGTCGCATTATCCGGAGCGCCTTTTTCTATTGCGTAAGAAACAAGCGCATCTGCTATATATTGAGCGCCGAATTTATTTATAGTGCCGCAAACATCACCATCGTCGTTTTTTGCCTCCGAGTATTCAATGCCGATGCCGCAAGCCGAACCGCTTAAAATTTTCATTATATCCTTCTCTTCCAACTCCGACCATATTCCGTCGCATACTATTAAAACAATATCGCCAATATTTAAATCTTCCGTTTTTTTTCCTATAATTTTTTGTAAATCGTCAAAATATTCGCTCTGCCTGTTTCTTACTACTCCCAAGGATTTTAAAATTTTATTTCTGTCAGGGCTTATTCTTGCTTCTTCTTCGGTCATATTGCCGCTTGATACCATAAGCGAAACATATGAATGATCTTTAGTAAGCCTTTTTAATTTACATTCGGATTCAGCATTAACCCATAGATAAGCCCTTGAATCGCCGACATGAGCCAAAGCAAACGTCTCGTTTTTAAAAATAATGCCTATAAAAGTACAGCCGCCGTCTTTTCCTTGAAGCTCGTCGAATACGCTTTTATTTGCCTGCCATGCCGAATCTATTACGATATCGTTAAGGTCTTTAGAAAAATTTTCGGCGTTCTCGGAACTTTTCAAAAAACCTTTAACGGCAGCCGTGCTTGCATATTCTCCGGCCGCCATTCCGCCCATACCGTCCGCAAGGCATGCTTTTAACATGACGTTTTTTTCGCTAAAATTTATATTGTTTTCGATAACGTAACCGCAGGCATCTTCATCTACAAGCCTATCCGGATTTAAGCCTACGGACGAAGATATTCCTATATCGAATCTTACCGCCGCTTTTCTTTCTTCGTTAATATTTTTTAAATAACCGATTGCTTCATCGATATTAAATCTCTCTTCCCGCCTTGAAAGCGTTTTGGATAAAAATTGAGGGAAACCGGGTATTTTTATATTGTTAATATAATCGGGAACATCGATATCGTAGGTATTTATATTATCTCCGGTTAAAAACTTATAAGCAATAAGCCCCAGTATGTAAACCCCCTCTTTTCCAGTTGCGATATCATGCATTAAAACTTCAGGAGCGACGGAATCTCTCGGTGAAAACATCTTTTTTCCAATTTCCGATAAATCGGGCAGTATATTCAATTTAATTTTGTCGCCGTAAACATATAAAGAATCAGGATTGATATACAGCAGAGATATTCTTTGTTCGTTAAAAAACTTAATAATTTCCGCCAAATCGGAAATATATTTTACTATTAGGCCGATTTCTTTTTTTGAAGAAGGAATTTTAAATTCGTATTTCTTATATTCCTTGTCCGCCGAAATTATTATTTCATTGTCAGTACAAAGCAAAATATCGGGCAGGGCGGAACATCCAAGAATGTCTTTCCATAAGCCGCAATTACCCCTGTAATACAGAACCGATTCTCCCGCATTATTTTTAGCCGAATGCCATCCTTGTATAAAAGGACCATCGATTTTTAAATTAACGCCGGCGGCGTTAATTATATCGCCTTCTTTTAAAAACTGCGTTTCGGAAGCCGCCGAATATATTTTTTCTTCAAGGTTTTGCCTATGCATTAAATCACTGCCGGTTTATTAGTTATATAAGATGTATAATACAAATAGATAATAAATAATTTAATATATTTAGAAGTTGAACATAAAAAGCATATTGCCTAATGATACTTCGTCTCCGTTATTTAATTCGACCGGTTCTGTAATTCTGGACGAAAATTTCTTAGCCGAAGCAGATTTTACAAAAACGCCGTTTGTGGAACCTGCGTCGGAAACGAACCATTTACCGTTTTCAAAAATAAATTTAGCATGTTTCCTCGATATATGCTCGTCTCCGGAAAATCCCGACAAATCGATATCTATAGGCCCCGTCGACGAATCGAATCTGCCTGCAATCAGATAATTAGATTTTAAATCAAAAAATTTATCCGTTAAATTACCGTCTATTTTAAATGTTAAACGCGCAGGTTTAAACTCGGCAAGCCGTTCTGGTTTTTCTTTAATTTCCGATAAATTACCGTCGGCACCGGATTGGTTTTCATTTAAGGTTTTAATATTATTAAGCGAAGATTTATTTAAGTTTATATTTTCTTCAGTCATTTCAAAATCTATTAATTCGGAACCGTCTATATTGCAAAATTTCTTATCGTCCGTAAACTTTTTTCTACATACAGGGCATATTTTCATTTTATCCTCCTGTTATCATTCTATTATTTTATATTATTCTTTAGATTTTTATAAGAATTAAAGCTCTGCGGTTAATTAATTAAATTCCGGAAAGTTTTCTAATCTGCTCGTCGGAAAGTTCGTTTTCCTGACTAATTTTTATTGTTTTTGTTTTTGAACCTATCCTTAAAGTTTTCGACGTACCTATGCTTATAGTTTTATTTTCTTTTATTTCATCCTGCGCCTTCTCTATTATTTTAGTCATAGCGCTATTGCCGAGCTTAACGGTCATACGTTTTGCCATATCTAAAGTTTTAGAGGCGTTAGAAGGATCCTCGCCCGCTTCTTTTAATGCTTTTTCCAATAAACTGCCTACGTTTCTTTGCTGAACCCACTGCATTACTTCGTTATTAACAACCGACGCCTTGGATTCGTCCATGGTAAACTCGACAATAACGTCTTCCGGAGGGTTTTCTCCGCGGTAATTGCCGTCCGGCATATCGTAAGTTAAACTTAACTGCATAAGACGCGATTTGATGGGTTTGCGTTCAGGCAAAGTAGATTCTATTATAAAAACGCTGTTTCCTTCGGGATTTATGCTGCCGAGAAAATGAGGTTTTATATTTATATCGACCTCGGAAACTTCGGGATAAACCTTAGTTATCCTGTCGACTGTTACGTCTTTTACGGTATTTAACGTAAGAGATAGCGCCGTTAAAGTTTCATTAACGGCATGTTCTAATTCTTTTATCATAATATCAGGTATCTCAGAGGGTTTTATAACTATTCCCGATGCATCGTCTCCGCCGTTAGCCGAAGCATAGTAAGGTTTGCCTTGCGTTTTATCGGTAATAAAAGAAATAAGATTTTCATTCCAGTCTTCGCCGATTCCAACGGCTATTAACGGTATATTTAATTTTGCCAGTTCCAGCGACATTTCTTTTACCAAATCCTCGTCGGAGGTCTGCCCGTCGGTAAGCATTATAATCTTTCTATTTCCGGTTTCTTTAGAAATTAAATCTAAAGCTTCTTTCATTCCTGCGCCCATAGAAGTGCCGCCGCTGTAATTTATAAGTCCGTCTATTGCATTCAATATTAAATCCTTATTTTTACTCTCTATATTAACGAAAGGCAGTAAAACGTCGGCTTTATCGTCAAATTTAATAAGGCTTACCCTGTCGGTATTTTTCAATTTTGACGAATTAACAAAGTTTTTCAACCCATCTATTAAAATCGGCAATAAATAAGCCTTTCGGTATGATACTAGTTACCGGGCCTACCGGTTCCGGAAAAACTACGACGCTTTATTCTATATTAAGCGAATTGAATAAAAACGAATCTATAAATATATCGACGGCGGAAGACCCTATAGAATATGATTTTTCAGGAATAAATCAGATACAGATAGACGAAACGCTTAAAAATTCTAAGACCGGCGCAACTTTGAATTTTGCCGAGGTTCTCAGATCATTTTTAAGACAGGATCCTGATATAATTATGGTAGGGGAAATAAGGGATTACGAAACGTCTTCTATAGCTATTCAGGCTGCGCTGACAGGCCATCTGGTTCTTTCGACTATTCATACGAACAATGCTTCGGCTACCGTAACAAGATTAATAAATATGAATATTGAACCTTTTTTAATTTCATCAAGTTTAAATCTTATTATAGCGCAAAGGCTTATAAGAAAACTCTGTTTAGAATGCAAAGAAGAACTTGACGAATCCGACGTAAAAAAACTCGGAATATCCGCCGCATACAGTGATAACGATAATTACCGTCAAAATAAAAATAATTATTTTAAACTTTATAAAGCTAAAGCAAAAGGATGTCCTACATGCAATAATACCGGATATAAAGGCAGAATACCGATATACGAAATGCTTGAAATAAACGATGAAATAAGAGGGCTGATAAACGGTAATGCATCGGAATCCGAAATAGAAAAGTCGGCAATAAAAAACGGCATGAAAACTCTTTCGGATTCTGCAAAAGAAAAATTTTTAAGCGGCGTTACTTCTTTGGAAGAAATATTGCCGTATATTAAAAGCAGTAAAAGGAAAGCATAGAAAGGAAAAACTAAAAACATTGAATACAAAAAAAAGGGACGGATTT
Protein-coding regions in this window:
- a CDS encoding VWA domain-containing protein, encoding MPILIDGLKNFVNSSKLKNTDRVSLIKFDDKADVLLPFVNIESKNKDLILNAIDGLINYSGGTSMGAGMKEALDLISKETGNRKIIMLTDGQTSDEDLVKEMSLELAKLNIPLIAVGIGEDWNENLISFITDKTQGKPYYASANGGDDASGIVIKPSEIPDIMIKELEHAVNETLTALSLTLNTVKDVTVDRITKVYPEVSEVDINIKPHFLGSINPEGNSVFIIESTLPERKPIKSRLMQLSLTYDMPDGNYRGENPPEDVIVEFTMDESKASVVNNEVMQWVQQRNVGSLLEKALKEAGEDPSNASKTLDMAKRMTVKLGNSAMTKIIEKAQDEIKENKTISIGTSKTLRIGSKTKTIKISQENELSDEQIRKLSGI
- a CDS encoding FHA domain-containing protein — its product is MKICPVCRKKFTDDKKFCNIDGSELIDFEMTEENINLNKSSLNNIKTLNENQSGADGNLSEIKEKPERLAEFKPARLTFKIDGNLTDKFFDLKSNYLIAGRFDSSTGPIDIDLSGFSGDEHISRKHAKFIFENGKWFVSDAGSTNGVFVKSASAKKFSSRITEPVELNNGDEVSLGNMLFMFNF
- a CDS encoding DUF1015 domain-containing protein, with protein sequence MKNKIKTIIEPLRPYIYDVNVSGEIKNLTAPPYDVISKELQDELYRRSEYNIIRLEYGKELLNDDNKENKYTRAAHLFGEWIDKGILKRAEKSTIYVYSQIFDVDGIEYERTGFMSLFKLPESKENNSIYGHEATLSKPKEDRFRLMENANANFSPVFSIFEDDNQKVLNILKTVLSEKEVKKIFDFIDDSGIRNMLYAIEDEKIIYDIQNVMSDKSVYIADGHHRFETCINYRDYVKKNGLDKKGINADYCLMFFAPSVQKGLVILPTHRGIKGKNINIENFIKILNKFFILKETNVDDLINENKKTGEKNVSFGFAHKSGRNFILSFKNETADSKAINPLDNLDVSILQEYILKKALEITQEEIDNQKYLVYEKDAKKALEKVKKGELEAVFFMNPTKIEDVIKIASVNLRMPQKSTYFYPKLISGLLINPLIKQS
- a CDS encoding serine/threonine-protein phosphatase; the protein is MHRQNLEEKIYSAASETQFLKEGDIINAAGVNLKIDGPFIQGWHSAKNNAGESVLYYRGNCGLWKDILGCSALPDILLCTDNEIIISADKEYKKYEFKIPSSKKEIGLIVKYISDLAEIIKFFNEQRISLLYINPDSLYVYGDKIKLNILPDLSEIGKKMFSPRDSVAPEVLMHDIATGKEGVYILGLIAYKFLTGDNINTYDIDVPDYINNIKIPGFPQFLSKTLSRREERFNIDEAIGYLKNINEERKAAVRFDIGISSSVGLNPDRLVDEDACGYVIENNINFSEKNVMLKACLADGMGGMAAGEYASTAAVKGFLKSSENAENFSKDLNDIVIDSAWQANKSVFDELQGKDGGCTFIGIIFKNETFALAHVGDSRAYLWVNAESECKLKRLTKDHSYVSLMVSSGNMTEEEARISPDRNKILKSLGVVRNRQSEYFDDLQKIIGKKTEDLNIGDIVLIVCDGIWSELEEKDIMKILSGSACGIGIEYSEAKNDDGDVCGTINKFGAQYIADALVSYAIEKGAPDNATALVIKRIA
- a CDS encoding type II/IV secretion system protein, with the translated sequence MILVTGPTGSGKTTTLYSILSELNKNESINISTAEDPIEYDFSGINQIQIDETLKNSKTGATLNFAEVLRSFLRQDPDIIMVGEIRDYETSSIAIQAALTGHLVLSTIHTNNASATVTRLINMNIEPFLISSSLNLIIAQRLIRKLCLECKEELDESDVKKLGISAAYSDNDNYRQNKNNYFKLYKAKAKGCPTCNNTGYKGRIPIYEMLEINDEIRGLINGNASESEIEKSAIKNGMKTLSDSAKEKFLSGVTSLEEILPYIKSSKRKA
- the ccsB gene encoding c-type cytochrome biogenesis protein CcsB, with amino-acid sequence MISPNISVLDGSLYFTVSLLFIFASFVCYFIFLFTGNKTISKIAFGILITGFIVQTAAFVIRWIYAYKIGIDTPPLVDLYDSLVFFAYIIEAGYILLRIFYDFDALGFIITFIASAALAFATFYPLATSAIEPTIPALQSYWLLYHIMTLFVAYGAFAASFGLGILYLIKNSRENVDKKRENRFLSLLPESTVIEESIYKVISVGLVFLTAGIVIGAAWADSAWGGYWSWDPKETWSLITWMTYVLFIHARFTKGWGGKKMAWIAVIGFAVVIFCYLGVDLIIPGLHSYATPGSSPIL